In Odontesthes bonariensis isolate fOdoBon6 chromosome 6, fOdoBon6.hap1, whole genome shotgun sequence, one genomic interval encodes:
- the LOC142383037 gene encoding piwi-like protein 2 — MDPSKPTDLTDMTGVHWLGRGRGNQPEELAVGRSRGLLLATEVSGVRRARGFLTPGDNPQGQQVFMPSPEPVFAQGRGLLLQPDDSAVGRARGLLRQAAESNVGVARGAVLSTLESKHGQSPPLETMTPAPMRHTPTLAKEQVGMQTRGQESTLVSMIRGMGIDPMTSLGRGTLAVGRGGAGDVGDLKPLGSPSGVISTPER, encoded by the exons ATGGATCCAAGCAAGCCGACTGACCTCACTGACATGACGGGCGTCCATTGGCTGGGACGCGGAAGAGGCAATCAGCCCGAGGAACTCGCTGTAGGACGTAGTAGAGGGCTGCTGCTCGCCACAGAGGTCTCTGGTGTAAGACGAGCCAGGGGTTTCCTCACTCCTGGCGATAACCCTCAGGGACAACAAGTATTTATGCCTTCCCCTGAACCTGTGTTTGCACAAGGCAGAGGGCTGTTGTTACAGCCTGATGACTCAGCAGTTGGTCGAGCCAGGGGGCTTCTCCGCCAAGCAGCTGAATCAAATGTAGGGGTGGCCAGGGGTGCTGTGCTTTCCACACTGGAGTCAAAGCATGGACAAAGTCCTCCACTGGAAACGATGACCCCAGCACCAATGAGACACACCCCTACTTTGGCAAAAGAACAGGT TGGCATGCAAACTCGTGGTCAAGAATCAACACTTGTCTCGATGATTAGAGGAATGGGCATTGATCCCATGACTTCTTTGGGAAGAGGAACACTAGCAGTGG gaagaggaggagcaggagatgTTGGAGATTTGAAGCCACTAGGTTCCCCTTCAGGCGTTATCAGTACACCAGAGAGGTAG